One Candidatus Woesearchaeota archaeon genomic region harbors:
- a CDS encoding winged helix-turn-helix transcriptional regulator, with protein MELEQLFTDQKWNILFHLSTGEFSPLQLAHKTNTTISNISQQLRLLEAAGLVKKKKISNRDKGKPRALFTLTDDYAYLISITKNFASKRLLALTDYHKAILKIWSLADAKKHPVVAQAYATLLPSLAEFDCIYIAENSKGLEMKLVFNGSKAAPQLLKDLQKEKLFTENGLLFEAIDRQSFSELKRKDASEYLVLHDPEGMIQTGNRAFKNVRNEMNGEVESK; from the coding sequence ATGGAACTGGAGCAGCTATTCACAGACCAAAAATGGAATATCCTTTTTCATCTCTCTACAGGCGAATTCTCCCCTCTTCAGCTCGCACATAAGACAAACACTACAATCTCCAATATCAGCCAGCAGCTCAGGCTCCTTGAAGCAGCGGGCCTTGTCAAAAAAAAGAAAATATCTAACAGGGACAAGGGCAAGCCGAGAGCCCTTTTCACACTTACAGATGATTATGCATACTTGATATCTATTACAAAAAATTTTGCATCGAAGAGGCTGTTGGCTTTGACTGATTACCACAAAGCCATCCTGAAGATTTGGTCGCTGGCAGATGCCAAAAAGCATCCCGTAGTGGCACAGGCATATGCCACGTTGCTGCCGAGCCTGGCAGAATTTGACTGCATCTACATTGCTGAGAATTCCAAAGGCCTGGAAATGAAGCTGGTTTTCAATGGCAGCAAGGCTGCACCCCAGCTTCTGAAGGATTTGCAAAAGGAGAAACTCTTCACCGAAAACGGCCTGCTGTTTGAGGCCATTGACAGGCAGTCTTTTTCTGAACTGAAAAGGAAAGACGCCAGCGAATATCTTGTTCTTCATGATCCTGAGGGAATGATCCAAACAGGAAACAGGGCATTCAAGAATGTCCGAAATGAAATGAATGGAGAGGTGGAATCGAAATGA